A stretch of the Salmo salar chromosome ssa20, Ssal_v3.1, whole genome shotgun sequence genome encodes the following:
- the dhr11 gene encoding Dehydrogenase/reductase SDR family member 11: MDRWKGRVALVTGASVGIGAAICKALVQHGMKVVGCARNVEKIEKLAAECQSAGHSGTLVPYKCDLSNEEEILSMFSAIKTLHQGVDVCINNAGLAHSESLLNGKTDGWRTMIDVNVIALSICTREAYQSMKERKVDDGHIININSMSGHRVVFSADTHFYSATKYAVTALTEGLRQELREAKTHIRATCISPGMVETEFAFRLHSLHPEKAAATYNSMKCLEAIDIASAVTYVLGTPPHVHIGDVQMRPVEQVS; this comes from the exons ATGGATCGCTGGAAAGGTAGAGTGGCGCTTGTTACCGGGGCTTCTGTTGGAATCGGAGCGGCGATTTGCAAGGCTCTTGTCCAGCACGGCATGAAGGTTGTCGGCTGTGCCAGGAACGTCGAGAAAATAGAG AAACTGGCAGCAGAGTGTCAAAGCGCTGGGCACAGTGGTACCCTTGTTCCCTACAAATGTGACCTTTCAAATGAAGAGGAGATCCTTTCCATGTTCTCTGCCATCAAGACTCTCCATCAGGGAGTGGATGTGTGCATCAACAATGCTGGCCTGGCCCATTCAGAGTCACTGTTGAATGGCAAAACCGATGGCTGGAGGACAATGATTGAT GTGAACGTCATTGCATTGTCTATCTGCACACGAGAGGCATACCAGTCTATGAAGGAGAGGAAGGTGGATGATGGACATATCATCAACATAAACAG TATGAGTGGCCATCGTGTAGTTTTCAGTGCTGATACACACTTCTATAGTGCTACCAAGTATGCTGTGACTGCCCTGACAGAAGGACTGCGGCAAGAGCTGCGAGAGGCTAAAACCCACATTCGAGCCACG TGTATATCTCCTGGTATGGTGGAAACAGAATTTGCTTTCCGGCTTCACAGCCTCCATCCAGAGAAGGCTGCTGCTACCTACAACAGTATGAAG TGTTTGGAAGCAATCGACATTGCCAGTGCTGTAACGTATGTCTTAGGCACACCGCCACATGTTCAC ATTGGAGATGTTCAAATGCGACCTGTGGAGCAAGTGTCATAG